A portion of the Bacillus thuringiensis genome contains these proteins:
- a CDS encoding MaoC family dehydratase, with the protein MLKKKVQIGRKMDEITVGEKLSITEKIEDKDLLLYLGLTNDANPLYIQHDYASQTPYEKPIVPSIMLTGMITTAVTKYLPGPGSHITRKDLTFVKHVHHYETLQIHFEVVAVSEEEHTIDMLVSAHDEKGETVVKGSLTVTPPYKSVSIMEKALDNF; encoded by the coding sequence ATGTTAAAGAAAAAAGTTCAAATTGGTCGTAAAATGGATGAGATTACAGTAGGAGAGAAATTATCTATCACTGAAAAAATTGAGGATAAAGATTTGTTATTGTACTTAGGGTTAACGAATGATGCCAATCCATTATATATTCAGCATGATTACGCATCCCAAACTCCGTATGAAAAGCCGATTGTACCAAGCATTATGCTAACGGGAATGATTACAACGGCAGTTACGAAATATTTACCGGGTCCAGGAAGTCATATTACTAGGAAGGACCTTACGTTCGTGAAGCATGTTCACCATTATGAAACGTTACAAATCCACTTTGAAGTTGTGGCTGTTTCTGAGGAGGAACATACAATTGATATGCTTGTATCTGCTCATGATGAAAAAGGAGAAACTGTTGTAAAGGGTTCATTAACAGTAACGCCACCTTATAAATCTGTTTCCATTATGGAAAAAGCATTAGATAATTTTTAA
- the polA gene encoding DNA polymerase I translates to MEKKVVLVDGNNIAYRAFFALPLLNNDKGIHTNAIYGFTMMLMRILEEEKPTHMLVAFDAGKTTFRHKTYSEYKGGRQKTPPELSEQFPFIREMLDAFNVPRYELENYEADDIMGTLAKEASEQGASVKVISGDKDLLQLVSDNTLVCIPRKGITEVDEYTKEALFEKYSLSPKQIIDMKGLMGDQSDNIPGVPGVGEKTAIKLLTQFGTVEEVYENLDQVSGKKLKEKLEENKEQALMSKDLATIITDAPITVHVDDMAYKGYEASDVIPMFESLGFTSLLNKLGVTPEETAPAELDDITFDIVEEVTEEMLQQDSALIVEVQEDNYHKADIQGFGIQNENGCYFIQKDIALASDAFKAWLANGEMRKHTFDAKRAIVALKWNGIDIQGIDFDLLIAAYLLDPADTDKDFRTVAKMKETHAVKSDEEVYGKGAKRAVPELDVVAEHVARKVHVLYDVKQTFVEELEKNEQYELFTELELPLARVLADMEVKGVKVDTERLRNMGEELAGRLKEMEQEIYKLAGTEFNINSPKQLGVILFENLNLPVIKKTKTGYSTSADVLEKLMDRHEIIPNILHYRQLGKLNSTYIEGLLKVVHEDSSKIHTRFNQVLTQTGRLSSTDPNLQNIPIRLEEGRKIRQAFVPSEEGWIMYAADYSQIELRVLAHIANDKGLVDAFQHDMDIHTKTAMDVFGVEKDEVTSNMRRQAKAVNFGIVYGISDYGLSQNLGITRKAAAEFIEKYLESFPGVQEYMEDIVKDAKQKGYVATLLNRRRYIPEITSRNFNLRSFAERTAMNTPIQGTAADIIKKAMIIMADRLEEEGLQARLLLQVHDELIFEAPKEEIEKLEKLVPEVMEHAIELAVPLKVDYSYGPTWYDAK, encoded by the coding sequence TTGGAAAAAAAGGTCGTATTAGTAGATGGTAATAATATCGCGTATCGTGCTTTCTTTGCACTACCGCTTTTAAATAACGACAAAGGTATACATACGAACGCAATTTACGGTTTTACAATGATGTTAATGAGAATATTAGAGGAAGAAAAACCGACGCATATGTTAGTAGCATTTGATGCGGGTAAAACGACATTCCGTCATAAAACGTATAGTGAGTATAAAGGAGGACGTCAAAAGACTCCACCTGAATTATCAGAGCAGTTCCCGTTTATTCGTGAGATGCTGGATGCATTCAACGTACCGCGTTATGAATTAGAAAATTATGAAGCGGATGATATTATGGGAACGCTAGCAAAAGAAGCGAGTGAACAAGGAGCAAGTGTAAAAGTTATTTCAGGAGATAAAGATTTACTTCAACTTGTTTCTGATAACACGCTTGTATGTATTCCGCGAAAAGGGATTACGGAAGTAGATGAATATACGAAAGAAGCTTTATTTGAAAAATATAGCTTATCACCAAAGCAAATTATCGATATGAAAGGTTTAATGGGAGACCAATCAGATAATATTCCGGGTGTACCAGGAGTTGGTGAAAAAACGGCGATTAAATTGTTAACACAGTTTGGAACGGTTGAAGAAGTGTATGAAAATCTAGATCAAGTAAGCGGGAAGAAATTAAAAGAAAAACTGGAAGAAAATAAAGAACAAGCTCTTATGAGTAAAGATCTTGCGACTATTATTACAGATGCACCGATTACAGTTCATGTGGATGATATGGCGTATAAAGGATATGAAGCAAGTGATGTGATTCCAATGTTCGAGAGTTTAGGATTTACATCTCTTTTAAATAAATTAGGCGTTACGCCAGAAGAAACAGCTCCAGCTGAATTAGATGATATTACATTTGATATTGTGGAAGAAGTTACAGAAGAAATGCTTCAGCAAGATAGTGCACTTATTGTTGAAGTGCAAGAAGATAATTATCATAAGGCGGACATTCAAGGCTTTGGTATTCAAAATGAAAATGGTTGCTACTTTATTCAGAAGGATATTGCTCTTGCATCGGATGCTTTTAAAGCATGGCTTGCAAATGGAGAAATGAGAAAGCATACATTTGATGCGAAGCGAGCGATCGTTGCACTTAAATGGAATGGGATAGATATTCAAGGGATTGATTTTGATTTATTAATCGCTGCTTATTTACTTGATCCAGCCGATACGGATAAAGATTTCCGTACTGTAGCGAAAATGAAAGAAACACATGCTGTGAAATCTGATGAAGAAGTTTACGGAAAAGGTGCAAAACGAGCTGTTCCAGAGTTAGATGTAGTAGCGGAGCATGTAGCTCGTAAAGTGCATGTATTATATGATGTAAAGCAAACATTCGTTGAAGAGTTAGAGAAGAATGAGCAATATGAACTGTTTACAGAGTTAGAATTGCCACTTGCGCGTGTATTAGCTGATATGGAAGTAAAAGGTGTAAAAGTTGATACGGAGCGTCTTCGTAATATGGGAGAAGAACTTGCAGGTAGATTAAAGGAAATGGAACAGGAAATTTATAAGCTTGCGGGAACAGAATTTAATATTAATTCACCGAAGCAGCTTGGTGTAATTCTGTTTGAGAACTTAAACTTACCGGTTATTAAAAAGACGAAAACAGGTTATTCTACGTCAGCCGATGTATTAGAAAAGCTTATGGATCGCCATGAGATTATTCCAAACATTTTACATTATCGTCAATTAGGGAAACTAAATTCAACTTATATTGAAGGTTTACTGAAAGTTGTACATGAAGATTCATCTAAAATTCATACTCGCTTTAATCAAGTATTAACGCAAACAGGTCGATTAAGTTCAACGGATCCGAACTTGCAAAATATCCCGATTCGATTAGAAGAAGGAAGAAAGATTCGTCAGGCATTTGTTCCATCAGAAGAAGGTTGGATTATGTATGCGGCTGACTATTCACAAATCGAACTGCGTGTATTAGCTCATATTGCAAATGATAAAGGGTTAGTTGATGCATTCCAGCATGACATGGATATTCATACGAAAACAGCTATGGATGTATTTGGCGTTGAAAAAGATGAAGTAACTTCAAATATGAGGCGACAAGCGAAAGCTGTTAACTTCGGAATTGTGTATGGTATTAGTGATTATGGTCTTTCACAAAACTTAGGAATTACAAGAAAAGCAGCAGCGGAATTTATTGAAAAGTATTTAGAAAGTTTCCCTGGTGTACAAGAATACATGGAGGACATCGTAAAAGATGCGAAACAAAAAGGATATGTGGCTACATTATTAAATCGTCGTCGTTATATTCCAGAAATTACGAGTCGTAATTTCAATTTACGTAGCTTCGCTGAGCGTACAGCGATGAATACACCAATTCAAGGTACTGCAGCAGATATTATTAAAAAAGCGATGATTATTATGGCAGATCGTTTAGAAGAAGAAGGATTACAAGCGCGTCTTCTTCTGCAAGTACACGATGAATTAATATTTGAAGCACCAAAAGAAGAAATTGAAAAATTAGAGAAGCTTGTACCTGAAGTAATGGAGCATGCAATTGAACTCGCAGTTCCGCTGAAAGTTGATTATTCTTACGGTCCAACTTGGTACGACGCAAAATAA
- the mutM gene encoding DNA-formamidopyrimidine glycosylase, whose translation MPELPEVENVRRTLENLVTGKTIEDVIVTYPKIVKRPDDAEIFKEMLKGEKIENIKRRGKFLLLYVTNYVIVSHLRMEGKFLLHQEDEPIDKHTHVRFLFTDGTELHYKDVRKFGTMHLFKKGEEMNQMPLADLGPEPFDAELTPQYLQERLKKTNRKIKVVLLDQRLLVGLGNIYVDEVLFRSRIHPEREASSLTVEEIERIYEATVTTLGEAVKRGGSTIRTYINSQGQIGSFQELLNVYGKKGEPCVTCGTILEKTVVGGRGTHYCPICQPRI comes from the coding sequence ATGCCTGAATTACCAGAGGTTGAAAACGTCAGACGGACACTTGAAAATCTTGTAACAGGAAAAACGATTGAAGATGTCATTGTTACTTATCCAAAAATAGTGAAACGACCAGATGATGCAGAAATCTTTAAAGAAATGCTAAAAGGCGAGAAGATTGAAAATATAAAGCGAAGAGGAAAGTTTTTGCTTCTATATGTAACAAATTATGTTATTGTTTCACATTTGCGTATGGAAGGTAAGTTTTTACTACATCAAGAGGATGAGCCGATTGATAAACATACGCACGTCCGTTTCTTATTTACAGATGGAACTGAATTACATTATAAAGATGTGAGAAAGTTTGGTACGATGCATCTCTTTAAGAAAGGTGAAGAGATGAACCAAATGCCTCTTGCTGACTTAGGTCCGGAGCCGTTTGATGCTGAATTGACACCGCAGTATTTACAAGAAAGATTGAAAAAGACAAATCGTAAAATAAAAGTTGTGCTATTGGACCAGCGTCTTTTAGTAGGGCTTGGAAATATATATGTTGATGAAGTCTTATTCCGTTCTCGAATTCATCCGGAACGAGAAGCTTCGTCTTTAACAGTAGAAGAAATTGAGCGGATTTATGAGGCTACCGTTACAACGCTAGGCGAAGCAGTAAAACGTGGCGGAAGTACAATTCGGACGTATATCAACTCACAAGGGCAAATTGGTTCGTTCCAAGAACTCCTAAATGTATACGGAAAAAAAGGAGAACCGTGTGTAACTTGCGGTACGATATTAGAAAAAACAGTTGTTGGCGGAAGAGGAACGCATTACTGCCCAATTTGTCAGCCAAGAATATAG
- the phoP gene encoding two-component system response regulator PhoP, with translation MNNRILVVDDEEFILTLIEFNLQQAGFEVITAMDGEMALQKATTERPDLIILDLMLPKMDGMEVCKELRLQRVMTPILMLTAKDDEFDKVLGLELGADDYMTKPFSPREVVARVKAILRRMKLQQEEQVAEAPDEDSITIAELKILPEFYEAYFQGRKLELTPKEFELLVYLAKNKSRVLTRDQLLSAVWNYDFAGDTRIVDVHISHLRDKIEQNTKKPTYIKTIRGLGYKLEEPKGNE, from the coding sequence ATGAACAATCGTATTTTAGTAGTTGATGATGAGGAATTTATCTTAACTTTAATCGAATTTAATTTACAACAAGCTGGGTTTGAAGTTATAACAGCGATGGATGGAGAAATGGCGCTTCAAAAAGCGACAACAGAACGCCCAGATTTAATTATATTAGATTTAATGCTTCCGAAAATGGATGGTATGGAAGTGTGTAAAGAATTACGATTGCAGCGCGTTATGACGCCGATTTTAATGTTAACGGCAAAAGATGATGAGTTTGATAAGGTGCTAGGCCTTGAACTTGGGGCAGATGATTATATGACGAAGCCATTTAGTCCAAGGGAAGTTGTTGCTCGTGTGAAGGCGATTTTGCGCCGCATGAAATTACAACAAGAAGAACAAGTTGCAGAAGCGCCAGATGAAGATAGCATCACAATTGCAGAACTTAAAATTTTACCGGAGTTTTATGAGGCTTATTTCCAAGGAAGAAAGCTTGAATTAACACCAAAAGAATTTGAACTACTTGTGTATCTTGCGAAAAATAAAAGTCGCGTGTTGACGCGTGATCAATTATTAAGTGCTGTATGGAATTATGATTTTGCTGGTGATACGCGAATTGTTGATGTTCATATTAGCCATTTGCGCGATAAAATTGAACAAAATACGAAAAAACCGACGTACATTAAAACGATACGTGGTTTAGGATATAAATTAGAGGAGCCAAAAGGGAATGAATAA
- a CDS encoding glyceraldehyde-3-phosphate dehydrogenase, producing the protein MTRVAINGFGRIGRMVFRQAIKESAFEIVAINASYPSETLAHLIKYDTVHGKFDGTVEAFEDHLLVDGKMIRLLNNRDPKELPWTDLGVEVVIEATGKFNSKEKAILHVEAGAKKVILTAPGKNEDVTIVVGVNEDQLDITKHTVISNASCTTNCLAPVVKVLDEQFGIENGLMTTVHAYTNDQKNIDNPHKDLRRARACGQSIIPTTTGAAKALAKVLPHLNGKLHGMALRVPTPNVSLVDLVVDVKRDVTVEAINDAFKTVANGALKGIVEFSEEPLVSIDFNTNTHSAIIDGLSTMVMGDRKVKVLAWYDNEWGYSRRVVDLVTLVVEELAKQENVQHI; encoded by the coding sequence ATGACTCGTGTGGCAATTAATGGATTTGGACGTATTGGGAGAATGGTATTTCGTCAAGCAATAAAAGAAAGCGCATTCGAAATTGTAGCAATCAATGCAAGCTATCCATCTGAAACGTTAGCACACTTAATTAAATATGATACAGTTCATGGCAAGTTTGACGGAACAGTAGAAGCATTTGAAGATCACTTATTAGTTGATGGAAAAATGATTCGCCTTTTAAACAACCGCGATCCAAAGGAATTGCCTTGGACAGATTTAGGTGTTGAAGTTGTAATTGAAGCAACTGGTAAATTTAATTCGAAAGAAAAAGCAATTCTTCACGTTGAAGCTGGAGCGAAAAAAGTTATTTTAACAGCGCCTGGTAAAAATGAAGATGTAACAATTGTAGTTGGTGTGAACGAAGACCAATTAGATATTACAAAACATACTGTTATTTCAAATGCATCTTGTACAACAAACTGTTTAGCGCCTGTTGTTAAGGTGTTAGATGAGCAGTTCGGAATTGAAAACGGTTTAATGACGACAGTTCACGCTTATACAAATGACCAAAAAAATATTGATAACCCACATAAAGATTTAAGAAGAGCACGTGCTTGCGGACAATCAATTATTCCGACAACGACAGGTGCTGCGAAAGCGCTAGCAAAAGTTCTTCCGCATTTAAACGGAAAACTTCATGGTATGGCACTTCGTGTACCAACGCCAAACGTGTCTCTTGTTGACTTAGTAGTAGACGTAAAACGTGATGTAACAGTTGAAGCTATTAACGATGCATTCAAAACTGTTGCAAACGGTGCGTTAAAAGGTATTGTAGAATTCAGCGAAGAGCCTTTAGTATCTATCGACTTTAATACAAATACACACTCAGCTATTATTGATGGTTTATCTACAATGGTAATGGGTGATCGTAAAGTGAAAGTACTTGCTTGGTATGATAACGAGTGGGGCTACTCTCGTCGTGTTGTAGATCTTGTAACGTTAGTTGTTGAAGAGTTAGCGAAACAAGAAAATGTGCAACACATTTAA
- the ytaF gene encoding sporulation membrane protein YtaF yields MYLYLSLILLAFTLSLDSCSVGLTYGLRSVRIPLRSIIIIGMCSAAVMLVSMGIGHMIAKVFSPVIATRIGGLVLIGIGIWVLYQFFRSEKKEESKQEEKVWKLEIASLGLVIQILRKPTVADFDKSGTISAGEALLLGIALSVDSFGAGIGASLLGYAPAMMAILVAVMSSLFLFIGMKLGTVLSNMKWLQKFTFLPGVLLIIIGIWKM; encoded by the coding sequence ATGTACCTTTATTTATCTCTTATTTTATTAGCTTTTACATTAAGCTTAGATAGCTGTAGTGTAGGGCTAACATATGGTTTAAGAAGCGTAAGAATTCCACTAAGATCAATTATAATTATCGGAATGTGTTCAGCGGCTGTTATGCTTGTTTCAATGGGAATTGGACATATGATCGCGAAAGTATTTTCACCTGTTATCGCAACGCGTATCGGTGGGCTTGTTCTTATTGGAATAGGGATTTGGGTATTATATCAATTTTTTCGAAGTGAGAAAAAAGAAGAATCGAAGCAAGAGGAGAAGGTCTGGAAATTAGAGATTGCCTCGCTAGGGCTAGTGATTCAAATTTTACGGAAACCGACTGTTGCAGATTTTGATAAATCAGGCACCATTTCTGCAGGAGAAGCATTACTTCTTGGTATAGCTCTTTCTGTAGATTCATTTGGTGCCGGAATTGGTGCATCTTTATTAGGGTATGCACCCGCTATGATGGCGATATTAGTTGCAGTTATGAGTTCTTTGTTTTTATTTATTGGAATGAAACTTGGAACGGTTTTATCAAATATGAAGTGGTTACAAAAATTCACATTCCTGCCTGGAGTATTACTCATCATTATTGGAATTTGGAAAATGTAA
- the phoR gene encoding sensory box histidine kinase PhoR: protein MNKFRSRLLFTFVSLIVFILVGLGLLLETVFENYYIDHAKERMVKETEYVAALAEEQGFDNVLKNPYVFEKLEEKIPASIVFVDEKKKVQYRKGQELAFSPETIKELTSELAKQRSKVITKETDRKNEFYHAVFVQDVEGKQGYVLVKSTIDPLKDVHQKTWGLLIIGFVIACLVVVFLGMKITGQYIRPIESVTKVAIELAKGNYKARAYESHSDETGMLSKAINILARNLQEMTLEQEMQQDRLHTLIENMGSGMILIDSRGYINLVNRSYKETFHVTDEEYLDRLYYESFHHTEIIELVEEIFMTEVKVRKQMLLPLGIERKHFEVYGAPIIGTNHEWKGIVLVFHDITELKKLEQMRKDFLANVSHELKTPITSIKGFSETLLDGAMDNKKFCEHFLHIILKESERMQGLIEDLLDLSKIEQQGFKLNMGTVDMKGLLEDIHMVLDNKAGEKEISLQVNVLKRASVIGDPSRLKQIFINLINNAIVYTPAGGVVSVELAEDKYNAYIKVSDTGIGISKEEIPRIFERFYRVDKARSRNTGGTGLGLSIVKHLVEAHHGTITVDSEVGEGTTFTVVLPKSATEK, encoded by the coding sequence ATGAATAAATTTCGTTCCAGGCTTCTTTTTACATTTGTTTCTCTTATTGTATTTATTTTAGTTGGACTAGGTTTATTGCTAGAAACTGTGTTTGAAAACTACTATATAGATCATGCTAAAGAGAGAATGGTAAAAGAGACGGAGTATGTTGCGGCGTTAGCAGAAGAGCAAGGTTTTGATAATGTCTTAAAAAATCCATACGTATTTGAAAAGTTAGAAGAAAAAATACCAGCTTCTATCGTATTTGTGGATGAAAAAAAGAAAGTTCAATATAGAAAAGGACAAGAATTGGCATTTAGTCCAGAGACGATTAAAGAACTTACTTCGGAATTGGCAAAACAACGAAGTAAAGTGATTACGAAAGAGACAGATCGAAAGAATGAATTTTATCATGCGGTGTTCGTTCAAGATGTAGAAGGAAAACAAGGATACGTTTTGGTGAAAAGTACAATCGATCCTTTAAAAGACGTACATCAAAAAACGTGGGGATTATTAATTATCGGATTTGTCATTGCTTGTCTTGTAGTTGTATTTTTAGGTATGAAAATTACAGGGCAATATATTAGGCCAATTGAATCGGTTACGAAAGTTGCAATTGAATTGGCAAAGGGGAATTATAAAGCGCGTGCATACGAAAGTCATTCGGATGAAACAGGAATGCTGAGTAAAGCGATTAATATTTTAGCTCGTAACTTACAAGAGATGACACTTGAACAAGAAATGCAGCAAGATCGTCTGCATACGTTAATTGAAAATATGGGAAGCGGAATGATTTTAATTGATAGCCGCGGATATATAAACCTTGTAAACCGCTCTTATAAGGAAACTTTCCACGTAACAGATGAAGAATATTTAGATCGCTTATATTATGAATCGTTTCATCATACAGAAATTATTGAGCTTGTAGAAGAAATCTTTATGACAGAAGTGAAAGTGCGTAAACAAATGTTATTGCCACTTGGAATTGAGCGGAAGCATTTCGAAGTATATGGAGCGCCGATTATCGGGACAAACCATGAATGGAAAGGGATTGTTCTCGTATTCCATGACATAACAGAGTTAAAGAAATTAGAACAAATGAGAAAAGACTTTTTAGCGAATGTTTCTCATGAATTAAAGACACCGATTACTTCTATTAAAGGTTTTTCAGAAACACTCTTAGACGGAGCGATGGATAATAAAAAATTCTGCGAACATTTCTTGCACATTATTTTAAAAGAAAGTGAGCGTATGCAAGGGTTAATTGAAGATTTATTAGATTTGTCGAAAATCGAACAACAAGGATTTAAATTAAATATGGGAACCGTTGACATGAAGGGGCTACTTGAAGATATTCATATGGTGCTTGATAATAAGGCAGGAGAAAAAGAAATCTCTTTACAAGTGAATGTATTAAAACGTGCCTCTGTTATTGGAGATCCAAGTCGTTTGAAACAAATCTTTATTAATTTAATTAATAATGCGATTGTATATACACCGGCTGGAGGCGTTGTTTCAGTAGAGTTAGCGGAAGATAAATATAATGCTTATATAAAAGTATCGGATACTGGAATTGGTATTAGTAAAGAGGAAATTCCGCGTATTTTTGAACGCTTTTACCGAGTGGATAAAGCGAGAAGTAGAAATACTGGTGGTACAGGCCTTGGATTATCAATTGTAAAGCATTTAGTAGAGGCGCATCACGGTACAATTACAGTGGATAGTGAAGTTGGGGAAGGGACAACATTTACAGTTGTTTTACCAAAATCAGCTACTGAAAAATAG
- the coaE gene encoding dephospho-CoA kinase (Dephospho-CoA kinase (CoaE) performs the final step in coenzyme A biosynthesis.), with protein sequence MTVVIGLTGGIASGKSTVSEMFRELSIPVIDADIIAREVVEQGKPAYNKIVEVFGAEVIQQDGELDRPKLGSIVFYNEEKRLQLNKIVHPAVREEMNRQKEMYIKEGMQAIVLDIPLLFESKLTSLVDRILVVAVTPDTQLERLMKRNGFSEEEATARIQSQMPLAEKVKNADEVINNDGTIMGTKTQLQVILKKWNIID encoded by the coding sequence ATGACAGTAGTAATTGGATTAACGGGAGGCATTGCAAGCGGAAAAAGTACGGTATCAGAAATGTTTCGTGAACTGAGCATACCAGTTATTGATGCAGATATTATTGCAAGAGAAGTTGTAGAGCAAGGAAAACCAGCATATAACAAAATAGTAGAAGTGTTTGGAGCGGAAGTGATACAACAAGATGGGGAACTGGATCGTCCAAAATTGGGAAGCATCGTTTTCTATAATGAAGAAAAACGATTGCAGTTAAATAAAATTGTGCATCCTGCAGTGCGTGAGGAAATGAATAGACAAAAGGAAATGTACATAAAAGAAGGTATGCAAGCGATTGTGTTAGATATTCCTCTCTTATTTGAAAGCAAATTAACAAGTCTCGTTGACCGCATTTTAGTTGTAGCAGTTACGCCTGATACACAATTAGAACGTTTGATGAAACGAAATGGTTTTTCGGAAGAAGAAGCGACAGCTCGTATTCAATCTCAAATGCCGTTAGCAGAAAAAGTGAAAAATGCAGATGAAGTGATAAATAATGATGGCACAATTATGGGAACGAAAACACAATTGCAGGTAATTTTAAAGAAGTGGAACATTATTGACTAA
- the mdh gene encoding malate dehydrogenase, producing the protein MTIKRKKVSVIGAGFTGATTAFLLAQKELADVVLVDIPQLENPTKGKALDMLEASPVQGFDANIIGTSDYADTADSDVVVITAGIARKPGMSRDDLVATNSKIMKSITRDIAKHSPNAIIVVLTNPVDAMTYSVFKEAGFPKERVIGQSGVLDTARFRTFIAQELNLSVKDITGFVLGGHGDDMVPLVRYSYAGGIPLETLIPKERLEAIVERTRKGGGEIVGLLGNGSAYYAPAASLVEMTEAILKDQRRVLPAIAYLEGEYGYSDLYLGVPVILGGNGIEKIIELELLADEKEALDRSVESVRNVMKVLV; encoded by the coding sequence ATGACAATCAAACGCAAGAAGGTTTCAGTCATCGGTGCAGGATTTACAGGAGCAACAACGGCATTCTTATTAGCACAAAAAGAACTTGCAGATGTTGTATTAGTGGACATTCCACAACTGGAAAATCCAACAAAAGGGAAAGCGTTAGATATGTTAGAAGCGAGCCCAGTACAAGGTTTTGATGCTAACATTATTGGAACATCTGATTACGCAGATACTGCTGATTCTGACGTTGTCGTTATTACAGCAGGTATTGCACGTAAGCCTGGTATGAGCCGTGATGACTTAGTAGCAACGAACTCTAAAATTATGAAAAGTATTACGCGCGACATTGCAAAACATTCACCAAATGCGATTATTGTTGTATTAACAAATCCAGTTGATGCAATGACATATTCTGTATTTAAAGAAGCAGGATTCCCGAAAGAGCGTGTTATCGGCCAATCGGGCGTATTAGATACAGCTCGTTTCCGTACATTCATCGCACAAGAATTAAATCTTTCTGTGAAAGACATTACAGGATTTGTTCTTGGTGGACACGGTGACGACATGGTACCTCTTGTGCGTTATTCTTATGCAGGCGGTATTCCGTTAGAAACGTTAATTCCGAAAGAGCGTTTAGAAGCAATCGTAGAACGTACACGTAAAGGTGGCGGTGAGATTGTAGGCTTATTAGGAAACGGTAGTGCATATTACGCACCAGCAGCTTCTTTAGTTGAAATGACAGAAGCAATCTTAAAAGATCAACGCCGTGTATTACCAGCTATTGCGTACCTTGAAGGTGAGTATGGTTATAGTGACCTTTACTTAGGGGTACCAGTAATTCTAGGTGGTAACGGAATTGAAAAAATTATTGAATTAGAACTTCTTGCAGATGAAAAAGAAGCGTTAGATCGCTCTGTAGAATCTGTACGTAACGTAATGAAAGTTCTTGTTTAA